One Cryptococcus neoformans var. grubii H99 chromosome 3, complete sequence genomic region harbors:
- a CDS encoding folylpolyglutamate synthase, with protein sequence MLPTLRLFRMASTRTYAEAVSLLNTCQSNAATIEAFRKSGGRLTEYAVAEMHDYLRRIGYKPEDLNALNVVHITGTKGKGSTSAFTERILRAHMPGKKIGLYTSPHLCAVRERIRINGEPISETEFAKYFFEVWDRLEADSKPLTPQTPKFPVYFRLLTLLAFHTFLSLGVSATVLEVGIGGLYDSTNIVPKPVVTGITSLGLDHTAVLGNTIEEIAQNKAGIYKKGVPALSVVQDKGGDVLKKVAENNEAPFEIVPTIPPTPLGLPGSHQLINASLAVSLSSRFLTSQGYKFSPTIPPAVVPPSFIQPLASARWPGRCQLVKNGEITWLLDGAHTVESLRSCGEWAWDAEKEDRVPQVLIFNCSGGRAAESLLGELLESGARTRKVSRDQIASKFDSVIFCTNVTYIDGHFKSDLDAKAIDPNDLSQLATQNALRDAWLRLNPSFAADRVHAVASIQHAIRIVEKLGEKTVLVAGSLHLVGGVMEVAGLQNALSME encoded by the exons ATGCTCCCGACCCTAAGACTGTTCAGGATGGCCAGCACAAGGACATATGCT GAGGCAGTTTCTCTCCTCAATACCTGCCAATCCAATGCTGCGAC TATCGAGGCATTCAGAAAGTCAGGCGGGCGCTTAACTGAGTATGCTGTCGCTGAGATGCATGATTACCTCCGACGCATTGGTTACAAG CCAGAAGACCTCAATGCTCTTAACGTCGTGCATATCACTGGTaccaaaggcaaaggctCTACTTCTGCCTTCACTGAACGGATTCTTCGTGCCCATATGCCAGGCAAGAAGATCGGGCTCTACACCTCCCCACATCTATGTGCGGTGAGAGAGAGAATCAGAATCAACGGAGAACCTATCTCGGAGACCGAATTTGCAAAGTACTTCTTTGAAGTATGGGACCGGCTCGAGGCGGATTCAAAA CCGCTGACACCTCAAACGCCTAAATTCCCCGTTTACTTCCGCCTACTCACACTTCTTGCATTCCAtaccttcctctctctggGAGTATCAGCTACAGTATTAGAGGTAGGTATCGGTGGTCTTTACGATTCGACAAATATCGTCCCCAAGCCTGTCGTGACCGGAATCACGTCTTTGGGTCTCGACCATACTGCTGTCTTGGGCAACACGATCGAAGAAATTGCTCAGAACAAGGCGGGTATTTATAAGAAAGGTGTACCTGCTTTGAGTGTCGTACAAGACAAAGGGGGAGATGTTTTGAAGAAAGTGGCTGAAAACAATGAG GCTCCTTTTGAAATTGTTCCAACTATTCCTCCGACTCCCTTGGGCCTGCCAGGAAGTCACCAGCTCATTAACGCCTCTCTCGCTGTTTCACTATCTTCTCGTTTCCTCACTTCACAAGGATATAAGTTTTCTCCTACCATACCCCCGGCCGTCGTCCCTCCATCATTCATCCAGCCTCTCGCTTCCGCTCGCTGGCCTGGGCGATGTCAGCTTGTCAAAAATGGCGAAATTACTTGGTTGCTTGACGGTGCCCACACTGTCGAATCATTGAGATCTTGTGGCGAGTGGGCGTGGGACGcggaaaaagaagacagaGTGCCTCAGGTGTTGATCTTCAACTGCAGTGGTGGCAGAGCTGCTGAGAGCTTGTTGGGAGAACTTCTGGAATCCGGTGCTAGAACGAGGAAGGTTAGCCGGGATCAAATTGCGAGCAAGTTTGATTCTGTGATTTTCTGCACAAATGTTACTTATATTGATGGTCACTTCAAATCCG ATCTTGATGCGAAGGCTATCGATCCTAATGATCTTTCTCAACTTGCCACTCAGAACGCCCTGCGTGATGCTTGGCTTCGCCTCAATCCTTCATTTGCTGCCGACAGAGTCCACGCTGTCGCATCTATTCAGCACGCTATTAGAATTGTTGAAAAACTTGGTGAGAAGACGGTTCTCGTTGCTGGTAGTTTGCATCTTGTCGGAGGTGTTATGGAAGTTGCCGGGTTGCAAAACGCGCTAAGTATGGAATAA
- a CDS encoding tryptophan 2,3-dioxygenase: MFSPHTPSSRPTPSISLPPNHFLSLAPSFSQPNALYPSGAPSTSSAASNGLAPNTASLASADFEVDVRTGFLPATKNVERLSGEYEVWEEALDAARGSEVGGGVMLGGKRGRDQLWRAGVESLPVLATDALRTSLPHLRRAHLVLTFLAHFYVHTTPLPDPSAQKEPTPIPPCISIPLLSVSPLLGLPPILTYADTVLWNFLPLNSLIAPSAVSNPPNRIITTFTNTRSEEQFYLISALCEIAGAEALGLMRQSLDEMFIADEKALRRLTIYLKKLAAQIDRISDITMTLMDEVDPEEFYHLIRPWFRGGDADGPGSAGWDYLGLAADHANAVAGTHEAESASTEGRRGKLFSGPSAGQSSLIHAIDVFLTVDHSPTEEERREAMEAAENHPEQSGAFIKMNSSPVNASATPCASKPHGHSHGSIVPPVSNSNPSAAAPKSEATFLQRMLAYMPLPHRSFLIHLSTHPTPLRPLVLHFAASHPTLVQAYDGALESLRRFRERHMRVVSKFIVQQARRKPGERIRRLTGMEMEDDEDEGTVANAGELRGTGGTALFKFLKRCRDNTTKAMLQPTGAGYELK; this comes from the exons ATGTTCTCGCCACACACACCCTCGTCCAGACCCACGCCCTCTATCTCTCTGCCGCCAAACCATTTCCTGTCCCTtgctccttccttctcccaaccCAATGCCCTTTACCCTTCCGGCGCGCCTTCTACTTCATCTGCCGCCTCGAATGGTCTGGCACCCAATACTGCCTCGCTCGCGTCGGCCGATTTTGAAGTCGATGTCCGTACCGGGTTCCTTCCGGCGACGAAGAATGTAGAACGACTCAGCGGAGAGTATGAGGTATGGGAGGAAGCATTAGACGCCGCCCGTGGCAGCGAAGTGGGTGGCGGAGTGATGCTGGGTGGCAAACGGGGTAGGGATCAATTATGGCGTGCAGGTGTTGAATCC TTACCGGTATTGGCGACGGATGCTCTTCGGACATCACTGCCGCATCTTCGAAGGGCGCATCTTGTCCTCACGTTCCTCGCCCACTTTTACGTACACACAACCCCTCTCCCCGACCCTTCAGCCCAGAAAGAGCCTACCCCCATTCCTCCTTGCATCTCCATCCCGCTTCTCTCCGTGTCTCCACTTTTGGGCCTTCCACCCATCCTCACCTATGCTGACACCGTCCTCTGGaacttccttcctcttaACTCCCTCATCGCTCCCTCGGCCGTCTCTAACCCACCCAACCGCATTATCACCACATTTACAAACACCCGTTCCGAAGAACAATTCTATCTCATTTCAGCCCTTTGCGAGATTGCCGGAGCTGAAGCTCTTGGTCTGATGCGACAGTCACTGGACGAGATGTTTATTGCCGATGAAAAGGCCCTTCGCCGACTTACAATCTACCTCAAAAAACTTGCGGCTCAAATTGACCGCATCAGTGATATTACCATGACGCTCATGGATGAGGTAGATCCTGAGGAGTTCTATCACCTCATCCGTCCTTGGTTCCGTGGTGGTGATGCGGATGGACCTGGAAGTGCTGGTTGGGATTATCTTGGGCTTGCTGCAGACCACGCCAACGCTGTCGCAGGAACTCACGAGGCGGAGAGCGCCAGTACGGAAGGGCGCAGAGGTAAACTCTTCTCGGGTCCTAGCGCCGGACAGAGTTCTCTCATTCACGCGATTGATGTTTTCCTCACCGTTGATCACTCTCCgactgaagaagagagaagagaagccATGGAAGCTGCCGAGAATCATCCAGAACAGAGCGGAGCGTTCATTAAAATGAATTCTTCTCCTGTGAACGCATCAGCAACACCCTGCGCCTCCAAGCCTCACGGACACAGCCATGGCTCAATCGTACCCCCCGTCTCGAATTCCAATCCTTCGGCTGCCGCCCCAAAGTCAGAAGCCACTTTCTTGCAACGAATGCTCGCATACATGCCTCTCCCACACCGCTCCTTTTTGATCCACCTTTCGACCCATCCTACCCCTCTTCGGCCTCTTGTGCTGCACTTTGCGGCTTCTCACCCAACACTGGTACAAGCCTATGATGGGGCGCTAGAATCACTTCGTCGATTCAGAGAAAGGCACATGCGGGTAGTAAGCAAGTTCATTGTGCAACAAGCGCGGAGGAAACCCGGAGAGAGGATTAGGAGGTTGACAGgcatggagatggaggatgatgaagacgagggaaCAGTGGCGAATGCAGGAGAGTTGAGAGGTACAGGTGGCACCGCATTATTTAAGTTCCTGAAACGGTGTAGGGACAACACGACAAAAGCCATGTTGCAACCTACTGGTGCTGGTTACGAATTGAaatga
- a CDS encoding signal peptidase I: protein MSFRTAFARLRPPPLLPTTIRTIQILATLHLVSTTLAELRICTGFSMLPTLSQHGDCVLVSPLPYWSPLSEKHKSAGPKRGDVVVATSPMHPGQTVCKRVLGVEGDLIEIEPRRGGQRKWIDAGGNGYMVDIPDSQAEMDNVLLPRRNGEGQWVKVPKGHVWLVGDNLSNSTDSRKYGPVPIAMVKGKVIARVYPNPTWITNVARDIQVEA, encoded by the exons ATGTCCTTCCGCACAGCATTCGCCCGCCTCAGGCCGCCCCCGCTCCTCCCAACAACGATCCGCACGATCCAGATACTCGCCACTCTCCACCTCGTCTCCACCACTCTCGCAGAACTACGCATCTGCACAGGCTTCTCCATGCTCCCGACCCTCTCACAGCATGGCGACTGTGTCCTTGTATCACCACTCCCCTACTGGTCACCCTTGTCTGAGAAGCATAAGTCTGCAGGGCCAAAAAGAGGTGATGTTGTTGTCGCTACTTCTCCGATGCACCCTGGTCAAACTGTCTGCAAACGTGTTCTGGGTGTTGAGGGCGATTTAATAGAGATCGAGccaagaagaggcggaCAAAGAAAATGGATTGACGCTGGGGGGAACGGGTACATGGTGGATATACCAGACTCTCAAGCAGAAATGGACAATGTTCTGTTACCCAGGCGAAATGGTGAAGGGCAATGGGTCAAAGTACCTAAAGGCCATGTTTGGCTGGTTGGCGACAACCTTAGCAACTCTACCGACTCCAGGAAGTATGGGCCCGTACCAATAGCAATGGTCAAGGGTAAAGTAATCGCCCGA GTTTACCCCAATCCTACATGGATCACGAATGTTGCTCGAGATATCCAAGTGGAGGCCTAA
- a CDS encoding phosphatidylinositol phospholipase C, delta, protein MDNDSSVVPSQLQMGVPMLKISSKKIKQVIFKIRNGCILWSSKKDSRVPIGDIRDLRLGQPPTDSYNSTRWITVVYVRSQQWKVLHMIALTDEIYFLWIKTLKQLVSITLDRQVTDITPSDPDMLWIRQLWPLGTKAINREKAEALCAQIGLQIRADVGHLEEGMLDITAFHDLIKASQTRPDINQVYRDLTNNGPLDEGRAVAFLTHVQRIPPSSADDVFNKYKSGDLWTIDSLTSFLSSSDNTPDQPQDMTHPLQHYFISSSHNTYLVGEQWKGESTVEGYIRVLLAGCRCVEMDVQSGDVEPVVYHRKTLTSSVPVRDICRAIKQYGFVTSPYPIIISTEIHCTSEQQNRLAIILKEVFGHMLVSTPLVEEFSELPSPEDLKGKILFKAKPPKPEANSPKFETNFFYQESPSSTDSDASFVRLARRLSIQSKNERPDTFSPQLSELLVYTHGVKYQGFSKLNEYLPSHQFSVSERTAAKILKENKGDWIKHNFKHISRVYPRGTRLGSTNFNPVDAWSAGCQIVALNWQTLDESILLNHAMFHGSNGYVLKPLALREKVIEMPEKYLLTVRIISGQRTPLCADLYVGAILNGKISKRTRALSQVTLNPLWDETLTFEIISAPSLLMLNFLHLEVRNKALQAQWMRPVGLAPRGYHHLPLYDSLLSRFVFATLFVEITLEKMQDGLVDVRNHV, encoded by the exons ATGGATAATGATTCGTCTGTCGTGCCTTCGCAATTGCAGATGGGCGTACCCATGCTCAAAATATCGTCCAAAAAGATCAAGCAAGTAATTTTTAAAATCAGAAATGGATGCATATTATGGTCGAGCAAGAAAGATAGTCGTG TTCCAATCGGAGACATCAGAGATTTACGTTTAGGACAACCACCCACTGACTCATACAACAGCACTAGATGGATAACTGTGGTGTATGTTCGATCTCAACAGTGGAAAGTCCTACATATGATTGCTCTTACCGATGAGATTTATTTCCTTTGGATCAAGACGTTGAAGCAGCTGGTATCTATCACTCTGGATCGCCAGGTTACCGACATCACGCCCTCTGACCCGGATATGCTCTGGATTAGACAATTATGGCCCCTGGGTACCAAAGCCATTAATCGTGAAAAAGCAGAGGCGCTATGCGCGCAGATTGGATTGCAAATCAGAGCCGATGTAGGTCACCTTGAAGAG GGCATGCTAGACATCACAGCCTTCCATGACCTTATTAAGGCTAGCCAGACTCGGCCTGACATCAATCAAGTTTACCGCGACCTCACTAATAACGGTCCTCTCGATGAGGGACGCGCTGTTGCTTTTCTTACACATGTACAACGTATTCCACCTTCCTCTGCCGACGATGTGTTCAACAAGTATAAGTCTGGAGACTTGTGGACCATAGATTCTCTGACCTCTTTTTTATCCTCGTCCGACAACACTCCTGATCAACCCCAGGATATGacccatcctcttcaacactATTTCATTTCGAGTTCTCACAATACGTATCTTGTGGGGGAGCAATGGAAAGGTGAGAGCACGGTGGAGGGTTATATCCGTGTGTTGTTAGCAGGTTGTCGATGCGTAGAGA TGGATGTGCAATCTGGTGATGTTGAACCCGTCGTGTACCATCGCAAAACTTTGACATCAAGTGTCCCAGTCCGAGACATCTGCCGTGCCATTAAGCAGTACGGTTTTGTAACATCGCCTTATCCTATAATTATCTCCACTGAGATCCACTGTACCTCAGAGCAGCAAAACCGATTGGCAATTATATTAAAGGAAGTTTTTGGTCATATGCTGGTTTCTACTCCTCTGGTTGAGGAATTTTCTGAGTTGCCTAGTCCTGAAGACCTGAAGGGCAAAATTCTCTTCAAG GCCAAACCTCCCAAACCTGAAGCAAATTCACCAAAATTCGAAACCAACTTTTTCTATCAAGAGTCACCGTCCTCTACTGATTCCGATGCTAGTTTCGTTCGTCTTGCTCGCCGCCTTTCAATACAATCCAAGAATGAACGCCCGGataccttctccccccAGCTTTCAGAACTTCTCGTCTATACCCACGGTGTAAAGTATCAAGGCTTTTCTAAACTCAACGAATATCTACCTAGTCACCAATTTTCAGTCTCTGAGCGAACAGCTGCCAAGATATTGAAAGAAAACAAGGGGGACTGGATAAAGCACAACTTTAAACACATCTCAAGAGTTTATCCGCGGGGTACCAGGCTTGGTTCGACAAATTTTAATCCTGTCGATGCTTGGTCTGCAGGCTGTCAGATCGTGGCCTTGAATTGGCAAACCCTGGACGAATCAATATTGTTGAATCACGCCATGTTTCACGGCAGTAATGGGTACGTCCTCAAACCGCTTGCTCTGCGTGAGAAAGTCATTGAGATGCCTGAAAAATACCTTCTTACGGTACGAATCATCTCTGGGCAACGCACACCACTTTGCGCCGATCTTTACGTCGGAGCAATTCTTAACGGGAAAATCTCAAAACGCACTCGTGCACTTAGTCAAGTCACTCTCAACCCTTTATGGGATGAAACCTTGACATTTGAAATCATTAGCGCACCGAGTTTGTTGATGCTCAATTTTCTGCATTTAGAAGTCAGAAATAAAGCTTTGCAAGCCCAGTGGATGAGGCCAGTCGGTTTAGCACCCCGAGGCTACCACCACTTGCCATTGTATGATAGCCTTTTGTCACGATTTGTCTTCGCGACCTTGTTTGTGGAGATAACGCTTGAGAAAATGCAAGATGGACTAGTAGACGTGAGAAATCACGTTTGA
- a CDS encoding formate dehydrogenase: protein MVKILAILYSGGKTVEKGNRLLGTVEKQIWHQKLAQKRRARVAKLISDHSSPWKHMADPLGGGNGMVPHYSGTTLDAQTRYAGGAKGIIGRYFAGEAQNPANLIVIDGDSATRTY from the exons ATGGTCAAA ATTCTCGCAATTCTCTATTCGGGCGGCAAGA CTGTTGAAAAGGGAAATCGTCTTCTCGGCACTGTGGAAAAACAGATTTGGCATCAAAAACTGGctcaaaaaagaagggcaCGA GTAGCCAAGCTTATCAGCGACCACTCCAGCCCTTGGAAGCACATGGCCGATCCTCTCGGCGGAGGTAATGGCATGGTTCCCCATT ACTCGGGCACAACTCTCGACGCACAGACCCGATATGCTGGAGGCGCCAAAGGCATCATTGGGCGTTATTTTGCAGGAGAGGCGCAAAATCCCGCCAATTTGATTGTTATCGACGGTGAC TCTGCGACGCGCACCTATTAG
- a CDS encoding pantothenate kinase, with product MPAQSSMPDISIPQARRIVVDTTGAQIVQEESPATRDSRGIYLPHYTEPVSHIAIDVGGSLAKVVYFTRSNLPIPATPSSSGTSSPFLPPSQSVSQPTAIVSEGSPMPSYFPRDSPTLNPHSHAPFDPSPAEQRRPTVNGALTPATLSEDNSAIPLPAKNKHKSRNSIHNPLPPPLPGGLLNFARFETDNIDELIIFLQDLISSSATANRVSLEKMKRNVKVMATGGGAHKYYDRLADELGVEVHREEEMECLIRGLGFVTRVPEEVFYFSEELVYKVSHAGSTSEQTLTIPASELPRPSPMPPAYQVTFAPTPSDDDPVPHFPCLVVNIGSGVSIVKVDEDGSFERVSGTSLGGGTLWGLLSLLTDAESFDEMLLLSEKGDNSAVDMLVGDIYGSDYNKIGLKSSTIASSFGKVFKKGSNAERRKRFKQEDIAKSLLYAISNNIGHVAYMNAAKYGLDKVFFGGCFIRGHAATISTLSYAIRFWSKGTMTACFLRHEGFLGAIGAWIKNVGELDENGSPLQKHSD from the exons ATGCCTGCACAATCATCTATGCCCGATATCTCAATTCCTCAGGCCAGGAGAATAGTGGTAGATACCACTGGGGCGCAAATAGTTCAGGAGGAGTCCCCTGCA ACTCGAGACTCCCGCGGTATATATTTACCCCATTATACTGAGCCAGTTTCACACATTGCCATAGAC GTCGGAGGTTCGTTGGCAAAGGTTGTATACTTTACCCGTTCAAATCTCCCTATACCTGCAACGCCCAGTTCATCCGGaacatcatctcctttccttcctccttcccaaTCTGTGAGCCAACCGACGGCTATTGTCTCCGAGGGATCTCCCATGCCCTCTTATTTTCCCCGAGATTCACCAACGCTCAACCCTCACTCTCATGCGCCTTTTGACCCTTCACCAGCAGAACAACGTCGCCCAACAGTAAATGGCGCCCTCACTCCAGCCACCCTGTCAGAAGACAATTCTGCTATACCCTTACCGGCAAAGAACAAACACAAATCACGTAACTCCATTCATAACCCTTTACCCCCTCCTTTACCTGGGGGTCTTTTGAACTTTGCTCGCTTTGAAACCGACAATATAGATGAGCTTATTATTTTCCTTCAAGATCTGATATCTTCATCAGCAACAGCCAACAGAGTCTcgttggagaagatgaagcgtAACGTCAAGGTCATGGCAACTGGTGGTGGAGCACACAAATATTACGACAGGCTGGCTGATGAGTTGGGGGTGGAAGTGCATcgcgaggaagagatggaatgCCTAATCAGAGGCCTGGGATTCGTGACTCGAGTACCCGAAGAGGTTTTCTACTTCTCAGAAGAACTGGTCTATAAGGTTTCACACGCAGGCTCCACTTCTGAGCAGACGCTCACTATCCCAGCATCCGAACTGCCCAGACCTTCACCAATGCCGCCGGCATATCAGGTTACTTTTGCCCCGACACCGTCAGACGACGATCCTGTGCCTCATTTCCCATGCCTGGTGGTGAATATTGGCAGTGGTGTCAGCATTGTAAAAGTGGACGAAGATGGTAGCTTTGAGCGTGTGAGCGGAACATCTCTTGGGGGAGGAACATTGTGGGGCTTGCTGAGTCTCTTGACTGATGCCGAATCATTTGATG AGATGCTGCTGTTATCggaaaaaggagacaaTTCTGCCGTCGATATGCTTGTTGGCGACATTTATGGTTCGGACTACAACAAGATAGGCCTTAAGTCATCGACCATTGCATCGTCGTTTGGAAAAGTATTTAAAAAAGGATCGAATgcggagaggagaaagagattcAAGCAAGAAGATATCGCAAAGAGCCTCCTTTATGCGATCAGTAATAACATTGGGCATGTCGC GTACATGAACGCGGCCAAATACGGTCTAGATAAGGTCTTTTTCGGAGGTTGTTTTATTCGAG GACATGCTGCTACCATTTCTACTCTCTCTTATGCTATTCGCTTCTGGAGCAAAGGTACTATGACGGCGTGCTTTCTCAGACACGAGGGATTCTT GGGAGCGATTGGGGCTTGGATCAAGAATGTGGGAGAACTagatgagaatggaagCCCTCTACAAAAGCATTCAGATTAG
- a CDS encoding ornithine decarboxylase — protein sequence MTSTTVQNYMAPAAPVSTQQSPWAEQQALQSRSTVSNLIKTLDPAAQIPYVPEVALPTPPATTTPSIISNDEEHPALAPVVDIPVHQLVQQTIAASTGIDIDESAFFAADLSAVYQAVQMWRASPIGSRVEIFYAVKCNPSPAVLHLLSLMGTSFDCASSSEINQVLSLPSAPSGDRIIFANPCKPASFIRTAAQRGVSMMTFDNVDELYKVKRICPNAKLVLRMLTDDSKSLCRLGLKFGAPVDSCPGLLKVAYQLGLNVVGVSFHVGSGCKDPMQFADAVWRARKVFDMGKEAGYNFDLLDIGGGFERETFAEMTQVLKDSFDLYFPEDSGVRIIAEPGRFLVSSAFTLATSIIASRRAPKAEASLQAQAATQEDTKSADVMYYINDGVYGSFNCIMFDHQIVHPHPLTIGHKLATAAPPFPPPPNVQLEVDLPVQMGYKDVEKVSVWGPTCDSIDCVRQLVDLPKGMDVGDWIGWGEMGAYTLCAASTFNGFDRSPVLWTTGGDTEDARVVRAILDSFAATSLR from the exons ATGACTAGCACAACCGTTCAAAACTACATGGCTCCGGCTGCTCCTGTTTCTACTCAGCAGTCACCATGGGCCGAGCAACAAGCGCTTCAGTCTCGCTCCACTGTTTCGAATCTGATTAAAACACTCGACCCCGCAGCACAAATTCCTTACGTCCCGGAAGTCGCGCTTCCGACCCCACCAGCTACGACTACTCCCAGCATCATCTCTAACGATGAAGAGCATCCTGCGCTTGCGCCTGTCGTTGATATTCCGGTTCATCAACTGGTTCAACAGACTATCGCTGCCAGCACCGGTATCGACATCGATGAGTCGGCTTTCTTTGCTGCCGATTTGAGCGCTGTTTACCAAGCTGTGCAAATGTGGCGCGCATCCCCAATTGGGTCCCGTGTGGAGATTTTCTATGCCGTCAAGTGTAATCCTTCGCCTGCTGTTTTGCATCTACTTTCACTCATGGGAACTTCTTTCGACTGCGCATCGTCATCTGAAATCAATCAAGTTCTTTCGCTCCCTAGCGCTCCTTCCGGAGACAGGATTATCTTTGCCAATCCTTGCAAGCCTGCTTCTTTCATTCGCACTGCTGCTCAGCGTGGTGTGAGCATGATGACTTTCGACAATGTCGACGAGCTTTACAAGGTCAAGCGCATTTGCCCCAACGCCAAGCTTGTCCTTCGTATGCTTACAGATGACTCCAAGTCGCTTTGCCGTCTTGGCTTAAAGTTTGGCGCCCCTGTTGATAGCTGCCCCGGTCTTCTCAAGGTTGCTTATCAGCTTGGTTTGAACGTCGTCGGCGTTTCTTTCCATGTCGGCAGTGGCTGTAAAGATCCTATGCAGTTTGCCGATGCAGTCTGGAGGGCCCGAAAAGTTTTTGACATGGGTAAGGAAGCTGGGTACAATTTTGATTTGCTTGATATCGGAGGTGGTTTCGAAAGGGAGACCTTCGCGGAGATGACTCAGGTTTTGAAGGACAGTTTTGATCTTTATTTCCCAGAAGACAGTGGGGTCAGGATCATTGCTGAGCCTGGTCGATTTTTAGTGTCAAGCG CTTTCACTTTGGCCACTTCTATCATTGCGTCTCGTCGAGCTCCCAAGGCTGAAGCCAGTCTGCAAGCGCAGGCGGCCACTCAGGAGGATACTAAAAGTGCGGATGTAATGT ACTACATCAACGATGGTGTGTATGGATCTTTCAACTGCATCATGTTCGACCACCAAATTGTgcaccctcatcctcttaCTATCGGCCACAAGCTTGCAACTGCAGCCCCgcccttccctcctcctcccaatGTCCAGCTTGAGGTCGATCTTCCCGTGCAAATGGGGTACAAGGATGTCGAGAAAGTCAGTGTCTGGGGGCCTACTTGCGACTCAATTGATTGCGTGAGGCAATTGgttgatcttcccaagggGATGGATGTCGGAGACTGGATTGGATGGGGTGAGATGGGAGCGTACACTTTGTGCGCAGCCAGCACCTTTAATGG CTTTGACAGGTCTCCCGTTCTCTGGACGACTGGCGGTGACACCGAAGACGCTCGAGTGGTGCGAGCGATTCTCGACTCTTTTGCTGCGACTTCTCTTAGATGA
- a CDS encoding GPI mannosyltransferase 2, whose translation MAKLSPLTLIVITACFSRILHLTILSGLSKALPLFDTSPSLLLPSPPPALRWDAIHFSSIAYIGYEYEQQVAFQPGWLAVMRLAGEGVRFIRAAPVVELNDVILGGTIVANFAFVAATLVLYKLTERIFNPTFAFLTSLLYLLPPTATPSAPYTEPIYSLLTFSGIYLLSIKRQMVLAGLCFAGATTVRSTGIFNSITLMCFSVFGDAHILDLDVSKIRKMWKPFLPAFLAVAPFLMFQHYSETVFCTRESKLTSTARPWCSNSPPISYGFVQKLYWNVGPFEYWTVAQLPNIALVIPIIFSSLIGFIKYFSHLVSSSQVLNHGTEENPPPPILFELYSVHLLTMALLLFTSHTQIALRVCLGDPVVWWNAVKLGFDNVQMGETPMGQVKMNKFGRYWIGWTVVWGAVAVVLWAGHYPPA comes from the exons ATGGCGAAGCTCTCACCTCTCACCCTGATCGTCATCACTGCCTGCTTTTCACGTATACTTCATCTCACAATCCTCTCTGGCCTCAGCAAAGCTCTGCCTCTGTTCGATACATCACCATCTCTGCTACTcccttccccaccaccCGCCCTACGATGGGATGCTATCCATTTTTCCTCTATAGCTTACATTGGGTACGAATATGAGCAACAGGTCGCTTTTCAGCCAGGATGGCTTGCGGTGATGCGACTGGCGGGCGAGGGCGTGAGGTTTATAAGGGCAGCACCAGTCGTAGAACTGAATGACGTGATACTGGGTGGCACAATCGTGGCTAATTTTGCCTTTGTAGCTGCGACCTTGGTGCTTTACAA ACTGACCGAACGTATCTTCAACCCAACGTTCGCATTTCTTACATCCCTACTCTACCTCCTACCACCCACGGCTACCCCTTCAGCACCCTATACAGAACCTATCTACTCACTTCTGACATTCTCAGGCATCTATCTTCTGTCTATCAAGCGACAAATGGTACTTGCTGGTCTTTGTTTTGCAGGGGCAACCACCGTTAGGTCCACTGGCATTTTCAACTCAATCACACTCATGTGTTTCTCTGTTTTCGGTGATGCACACATACTTGATCTCGATGTTAGTAAG ATTCGTAAAATGTGGAAGCCTTTTCTGCCAGCATTCCTCGCGGTCGCGCCATTCCTCATGTTCCAGCATTATTCTGAGACTGTATTCTGTACGCGGGAATCAAAGCTCACAAGCACTGCTCGTCCGTGGTGCAGTAACAGCCCACCAATTTCTTATGGTTTCGTTCAAAAGCTGTACTG GAATGTTGGACCATTTGAATATTGGACAGTGGCTCAGCTTCCAAACATTGCACTGGTAATCCCAATTAttttttcctccttgatCGGCTTTATCAAGTACTTCTCCCACTTGGTATCTTCCTCTCAAGTTCTTAATCACGGTACTGAAGAAAACCCACCGCCTCCTATACTATTCGAGCTCTATTCTGTCCATCTTCTCACCATGGCACTGCTGTTATTCACCAGTCATACTCAGATAGCCCTACGGGTTTGCCTAGGCGATCCTGTGGTTTGGTGGAATGCGGTCAAATTAGGATTTGACAATGTTCAAATGGGCGAGACCCCCATGGGACAAGTCAAGATGAATAAATTTGGAAGATACTGGATAGGCTGGACAGTTGTTTGGGGCGCAGTAGCTGTCGTATTATGGGCAGGACACTACCCACCTGCATAG